From the Musa acuminata AAA Group cultivar baxijiao chromosome BXJ3-1, Cavendish_Baxijiao_AAA, whole genome shotgun sequence genome, the window ACAGGAACATGGCAAGCAGATGTACGTTCCGTTCTTTGCGAATATTTACCGCAAGCAGGCAGAAATGGATTTGCTGGATCGAGATATATTGGTTAGATATGTCTGTGTTAATTCTGGAGTTGGAAGTACATCTTTCATATATGGAATTCATTCGTGTCTTCCAAATTTTAATGCTTAGATTCAACAAAACAATGAGAGATATTAACcttgtatgtaatgaatgctAATTATGATATTTCCTGAAAACTCCCTTGGTACATCCCAAACCATCTGATTGATCCTTGATCCTGTGTTTTGATTTGAGCCATCATTCAAATTCCAAATCTGTGTCATCCATAGTTCCATGACTGCTGACACATAAACAAAACCCATGGTTTGAGATGGTAATCTGGTTAACTCTCTCATGTCTTTCCTTTGACGATGTTCCAGCATCCAATTCCAAGCAAACTCCGCTTTAGATGCGTAAAGGACAAGAAGGTAAAAATCTCTTAAGATTCCACatgtttcagagagagagagagaggaaaagggtTATGTTGGCTGGCATTTGGAGAAACGAGCTTGAAACCGTTGTGTGGAAGAGAAGCACCTTACCCCCTGAAAAGCAGTAGAACAACAATGGGATACAACAATAGGATAAGTTCTCCCACAGTCTCACTTTTGAGCCACCTAATACATGCCACAAGATCTTGCATGCCTCAGCTTATATTAGTTTAAGTTTGGCGTTTGAAAAGAATAGATTGCTGAGAGCAGTTGGCAGTGGTTAAGCTCCCCCACTTAAACAAAAGTAGCACCTCTCCGGAGTGAAGCAAACACCACTCCTTTTTCTTTTCAACTTGTTGCTGATTGTTGGTAATCTGTAGCTGTCTTGGGATCTTGTTTTATGCTGCTTGACAATCTTTCTTCCCCATGAATTAAACTGGTTAGGATATCCATGGAGATAGGATTTTTGTGTTGGGGTTTTCATGTTACTTTTTGTTGGATTTAGCAGAGACCACAACTTCCATTTCTTTCTGAAGTGGAGCTGGAGCTTGAAGACATTTACTCTGATACTTAGGTAATTTTGTAAGAGCTCCTGTCTCTAGCCATGTTCACTCTTTATTTGCAGTTTTTCAGATACCTATATAGTAACAGTAGTTTCTTTAGGAACTCTGCAGAATTGAGTCTCTGATGGCTGTTTCCACAAAGATCCCTTAGCTGGAAATAGGTCAAAGACTTCCCCTCCTGTCCCTTTCTAGTTGCACAAGGTTTCAAAAGTTACTTGTTGTTGTCCCTATCACAAATCTAATTTAGTTATTCAGCTCTGTTTtctcagaaaataaaagaaagaaaaaaggggtATTCAGAAGTGTTCAAATTTCTGCCAAGGTTCATGCAAAAATGTATGCTGTGAGAAACCTACTTGAATGCCATTGGAATGTTTTTCCCTTGTGATTTTTTCTGTTCTTCTCTCTAGTTAAAAATGGCCTTTCGATTCCTCTGGAATTCCTAATTTGGATTGCTAAATTGGTCCAAAATACCATGATAAGTGGTGATATGTTTAAGACCTtcaggagagagaaaaaaaagaacagGGGTAGATAGCAACTAGCATATAAAATTACTTAAtgagcagattttttttttttttttttgcatgttatGATGAAAGGTTAACTTTCTGTATATATGTCATTTTATGAACATTACATGTGCATCTCTTACCAGTTTGTTGTGTATAGGATTCTTGCTTGGGAACTGCTCTTGCTTTTTCACCTCTTGATATAAAGCTGCCAAGGGTGGTTGTTCCTTGTTTAGTCCTGCAAGAAATTAACAGTCAGCATTCATCCATCTCTTTAGCTAAATAAAAAAACGTTACATCTGCCTCCCACAGTAGATGATTTCAACTTTTAAATCTCCATTTTGAGCTTCAGCTTTCTTCCTTGGGTAGCTAATGTTGATGCCTAGAAtgaactagtttctctttcagATGTATTCCACTCAACAATCCCAGAATGTTGTTGGAACATCAACAACATCCACTTTGATGGCTCCCTGTGCTGCTGCAAGAGTTGCCCAAGAGAGCTCAGGAAACACCTGGGATCCCCTGGCTGCAGTGGTCCGACAGATGGATTCTAACGAGGCACATATGATATCTTCTTACCACATTAGATTACCCCTAGACCAAGAAACAGGTGATTTGGTTGCTGATGGTGGTCTCTCATCCTGTGACAATGGAAGATCTCAGGAAGACAAGAGTTCTTTTGCTCCCTGCCATCCACATGTCCCTGCAAGTAGCAAGCGTATCGCTGAGACAAACATCAAAGGAAACAAGAGGAAGAGTCAAGCCGAGTGTGGTACTTCAACATCCCAGTCTCTAGAGGAAAGAGTTCAAGTAAGATGAGTTCTCCGTCTCTTCTCGTTATACTAACAAACTTATGAAGTCAACCAAATTCTATCTTTTCAAGGCTGAAGAACAGCATGATGTTTCATTTGAGTCTGGCAAAGCTGCGACAGGGAAAGATGGGAAGGAACAGAAGAATGAAGTCAAACGAGGTGGCAACAATCACAAGAATGATTGCACTCACGTCAGGGCTAAGCGAGGTCAGGCAACCAACAGCCACAGCCTTGCAGAGAGAGTAGGTTTCTACCTGAAGCATCCTTCTGCATCATTGCTCTCAGTTTCTCTAAGTCCAGATTGCTAAGTATGCAGATTAGAAGGGAAAAGATCAGTGAAAGGATGAGACTTCTCCAGGATCTTGTTCCAGGGTGCAGCAAGGTAACTAATGCTTTCTTATTGGCTCCAAAATTGTTGCTACAAACATCTTCTGTTGCTGCAGATTAACGGCAAGGCATTGATGCTTGAGGAGATCATCAATTATGTGCAGTCATTGCAACGCCAAGTTGAGGTAGTTCCTGAGACCTGTTAATGCCACTGTAACAGTAAGAAAGGTTTCATCCTGACCTTAAGAGGCATCCCTCAGCATTTGTTCTCTGAGTTCAGCATCTGCTGTTGCTGTTCTTGAATTCACAGTTCCTCTCAATGAAGCTTGCGACTGTAGATCCAGAACTGAACTTTGATCTTGATCAAACTCTTTCTGGAGATGTAAGATAAAAATGATTAATGAAAGCTCACTATTCTTCTGATGTACCTGAAAAAACTTTCTTTTACCTTCTGTCATTTAGGTCCATTCATGCTATGGAGGTTCAGCTGTTCTTGCATTTGGTCCAGGAATGAGCAGCTTCCAACCTCATTTGTATGAATCAACATCACAAAGAGTCACTCAACCTGAAATGTTCTGCACTGCTCCCAGTCCAGGGGACTTCCTGCAAGCCTTCCTCTCACAGACCAATATTTCTCAGGTAAGAAGAAGCCATTTCTTTGCAGGACTCGCATGGTTGTCTTCATATTCTCCACTGATTTGACTTTTGACAACAGTTAGGAGGAGCATGGCATGATGAGTTCCATTCCTGAAGAAACTTCCACAGAGCTGAATTTTACTAATTCATTGGTAGGTGGCCTTAGATCACTCTGAACTTTTAGGTTCAGCTCATGAAAATTTGTCTGGCGGTACAGAATCCTTCAAGAATCTGTTCAAAGATTTCATGGGCTTTTGAATCATGAATAATGTCGGATGTATACCATCACATTTCTAACCtttgtcttcctttttttttatgaattcatCACATGGTATATGAAGGCTAAGGGCATGATCAGCAGCTTGTTTCTGGTTCATCCATGAAGGTCTCCCATTTTTTTGTTGGCATCAAAACAGATGAGTTATACGTAAGAATTGACATGGAACTTTTTTATTGTTCTAAGAAAAAAAGAAGTGGATGAGTGAAATGTGGCCTTTTTAGTTTAAAATACAATACCTACAAGAAGGTTTTTAGCATATAAAGGACTTGAAAACAAGGTTTCTGATTTCTTAGTTATCCAAATTAGAGGTTTATATTTCCTTCATTAACTATAAAATTGATCTATACCTAAATCAATAAAACAACATGAGATGATTATATCTCAAGCCAACAGTTCAGCTGGAATGCTTTCCTGTCTCTGTTTCACACTCATAAACAGACGCAAGGTATATATATCCACTTCTAATCACCAAAAGGAGTCAAAGGCTTCACAGCCAACTAGCTGACATGGTTAACAGGTAGCAATTGCCAAATCCTGGAACCATTTGAAGTCCAGGGAAAATTCCATCTCATTAACCCTGCCACAAACAATAGCATGGAAACAAGGTGTTACTAGGTGCTTGTGCTCAAATATACTACCAATTAAACTTGCAAGTGGATATGCAGCTTATGCTTATATCACATCATGTTATGACTTGATTTTGTGTCGCCTAGATTCAATTAGGAACAGTATGACCATCAAATTGATTATGTTACTGACCTATGAAACTATAGCACTAAAAGCTAGGTCTCAGTGTAGATTGATCCTTGGAGTAGCAACAGGACCATCAAATCACATTCTTTGATTGACCCACTTTCACCATTCTTTGACTTTCAAAGATTACTTATGAACAAATGCACGCAAGCATGCACACATATATATAGTAGAATGATCGAGTGTGTAATCTACAAAATAGTATCCACCTAATCCCATTCTTTGGTTGACCCTCGAGACTATATATAGATAAAGGATCAGATGATCTCACCCAAGCATCACATTGAAAGCTAAGATACGAAGTTCGTGATGTAAATATATTACAGCTTACAAGTGTACTGGAAGTTATGTCTAGTTGCTCCACAGCAAGTGAAAGATACTTTAGCTCGagtcaaaattttcttttcctcttaATGCTTTTCCTGGCACCAGCCTCTAAATCATCTTTTGGTGGAGACTTCAGCAACTTGGAACCTACTGCTGAGCTCCACAAAGCTCTCTCGACATCAGAAGGAGTGAAAATAATCCCTTCAGCACTTAAATCCTGCAAGTATAAGAGGTCCTATCAGCACCAGTTTTGCAAAGACTTTCTCAAAGAAAGCAGCAGCTAAAATAAATATGTTCAGGCAAAAACAAACAATGTATTTGAAGAGGATTTTATCTCAACTCTTGTGAAATTCCTGCGTTATATACAGCATAAGCTTGAAAAGTATGGGaagacaaataaaaaatatagaattTCTCTTTCCCTTTTACCTAAATAGCTGTCTGATAATTTTGAGGAACGGAAATGCTTTAGTAGCTCCAGATAAAGTGAACACCATAGACCTACACTGTGGGCTGTACTTACCTAGTCAGATTAAATTATGCAAGTCCAAGCTTTTGTCTGTGATATATTTTGCTCTACAGATGGTTATGTAGTCATTCAAGTAATCCCcaacttaaattttaaaaaatatatatataggccTTCCTGAAGCTACATATAAAAATGAGACAATCTTAGTCGATGAAAGTGAAATATCATCAGTATATATGGATTGTCTGAGACCTACCAAGAATttatatacataataaaaattaaGATGAAGTACCACAGTTAATGTCAAAACGAATcaattttttgttaaaaataataCGCTAGCAATAAGGTGAACATCACAGAGCCTTATGTTGGCATAAAAGCTAACACTGACAATACACCATGTTGTTTCGTGAATTGAGTAAATTCCATAAGAAACATTATGGTGAATCCTAGGGGAAATGCTAGACAAAGAGAAAAACTACAATGCATCAAATTGCTGAGAAGATAGGTGACACGAGCAAGAGACGATTACGAAGTCTAAGGCAAAGGATGGGAAGACCAAAATTAAAATGCTAGCGCTTACATAATAAAAATCACTTGTCATTTCATGCCCATTTTTTAGtgccaaaaattttaaaagtgtCTTAGGAGGTGATTTTATATTATCAATAGGTTTTTTACAATACATCCTAGCCTAAGGGCACTGAGTATAGTGAAATGATTGTGGTATCACATACATCAACACTGGTCTCCCGTCCCAGTTAGCAAATTCAGAATAATATGTTTGATCGCCGTTTGAAGGTTTTGACATAGGAGTCAAGTCATCTTTCCCAAAATGAATAGAAAT encodes:
- the LOC135628596 gene encoding transcription factor BHLH094-like isoform X2, whose translation is MYSTQQSQNVVGTSTTSTLMAPCAAARVAQESSGNTWDPLAAVVRQMDSNEAHMISSYHIRLPLDQETGDLVADGGLSSCDNGRSQEDKSSFAPCHPHVPASSKRIAETNIKGNKRKSQAECGTSTSQSLEERVQAEEQHDVSFESGKAATGKDGKEQKNEVKRGGNNHKNDCTHVRAKRGQATNSHSLAERIRREKISERMRLLQDLVPGCSKINGKALMLEEIINYVQSLQRQVEVHSCYGGSAVLAFGPGMSSFQPHLYESTSQRVTQPEMFCTAPSPGDFLQAFLSQTNISQLGGAWHDEFHS
- the LOC135628596 gene encoding transcription factor bHLH49-like isoform X1, which gives rise to MYSTQQSQNVVGTSTTSTLMAPCAAARVAQESSGNTWDPLAAVVRQMDSNEAHMISSYHIRLPLDQETGDLVADGGLSSCDNGRSQEDKSSFAPCHPHVPASSKRIAETNIKGNKRKSQAECGTSTSQSLEERVQAEEQHDVSFESGKAATGKDGKEQKNEVKRGGNNHKNDCTHVRAKRGQATNSHSLAERIRREKISERMRLLQDLVPGCSKINGKALMLEEIINYVQSLQRQVEFLSMKLATVDPELNFDLDQTLSGDVHSCYGGSAVLAFGPGMSSFQPHLYESTSQRVTQPEMFCTAPSPGDFLQAFLSQTNISQLGGAWHDEFHS